A window of the Enterobacteriaceae bacterium 4M9 genome harbors these coding sequences:
- the kefF gene encoding glutathione-regulated potassium-efflux system oxidoreductase KefF, whose translation MILIIYAHPYPQHSHANKRMIELAGTLPNVEIRSLYQLYPDFNIDIAAEQAALSRADLVVWQHPMQWYSVPPLLKLWIDKVLAHGWAYGKGGGALHGKSVLWAVTTGGGEQHFDIGDNPGFAILGQPLQATALYCGLRWLEPFSMHCTFICDDNTLSTQAQAYYQRLASWQEVAHG comes from the coding sequence ATGATTCTGATTATTTATGCACACCCCTATCCGCAGCATTCCCATGCTAACAAGCGGATGATTGAGCTGGCAGGGACGCTTCCCAACGTAGAAATCCGTTCTCTCTATCAGCTTTACCCCGACTTTAATATTGATATCGCCGCTGAGCAGGCGGCACTGAGCCGTGCCGATTTGGTGGTCTGGCAACATCCTATGCAGTGGTACAGCGTGCCGCCATTGCTGAAGCTGTGGATAGATAAAGTGCTGGCCCACGGCTGGGCCTACGGTAAAGGCGGCGGGGCATTGCATGGCAAAAGTGTGCTGTGGGCCGTGACCACTGGCGGCGGTGAGCAGCATTTTGATATTGGTGATAACCCCGGTTTTGCGATACTCGGTCAGCCGTTACAGGCAACAGCACTTTACTGTGGTTTGCGCTGGCTGGAGCCATTTTCTATGCACTGTACCTTTATTTGCGATGACAACACGCTGAGTACGCAGGCGCAGGCCTACTACCAACGTCTGGCGTCGTGGCAGGAGGTGGCACATGGATAG
- a CDS encoding YgdI/YgdR family lipoprotein yields MRTTLLVTTSLTALALLFVSGCSSNQTVRTNDGKTIVTDGKPQVDDDTGLVSYKNAETGQTEQINRDRVKSMSELDN; encoded by the coding sequence ATGCGAACGACACTACTGGTTACTACTTCACTCACTGCACTCGCGCTGCTGTTTGTCAGCGGCTGTTCGTCTAATCAGACGGTAAGAACCAATGATGGCAAAACCATTGTTACCGACGGTAAGCCGCAGGTCGATGACGATACCGGACTGGTTTCTTATAAAAATGCCGAAACCGGTCAAACAGAGCAGATTAACCGCGACCGAGTTAAGTCCATGAGTGAGCTGGATAATTAA
- the carB gene encoding carbamoyl-phosphate synthase large subunit, whose protein sequence is MPKRTDIKSILILGAGPIVIGQACEFDYSGAQACKALREEGYRVILVNSNPATIMTDPEMADATYIEPIHWEVVRKIIEKERPDAVLPTMGGQTALNCALELERQGVLEEFGVTMIGATADAIDKAEDRRRFDVAMKKIGLDTARSGIAHTMDEALAVAADVGYPCIIRPSFTMGGTGGGIAYNREEFEEICARGLDLSPTNELLIDESLIGWKEYEMEVVRDKNDNCIIVCSIENFDAMGIHTGDSITVAPAQTLTDKEYQIMRNASMAVLREIGVETGGSNVQFAVNPKNGRLIVIEMNPRVSRSSALASKATGFPIAKVAAKLAVGYTLDELMNDITGGRTPASFEPSIDYVVTKIPRFNFEKFAGANDRLTTQMKSVGEVMAIGRTQQESLQKALRGLEVGAAGFDPKVSLDDPEALTKIRRELKDAGAERIWYIADAFRAGLSVDGVFNLTNIDRWFLVQIEELVRLEEQTAEVGVTGLNADFLRHLKRKGFADARLAKLVGVAESEIRKLREKLAIHPVYKRVDTCAAEFATDTAYMYSTYEEECEANPSQDREKIMVLGGGPNRIGQGIEFDYCCVHASLALREDGYETIMVNCNPETVSTDYDTSDRLYFEPVTLEDVLEIVRIEKPKGVIVQYGGQTPLKLARALEAAGVPVIGTSPDAIDRAEDRERFQQAVDRLKLKQPANATVTAIEQAVEKAKEIGYPLVVRPSYVLGGRAMEIVYDEVDLKRYFQTAVSVSNDAPVLLDRFLDDAVEVDVDAVCDGETVLIGGIMEHIEQAGVHSGDSACSLPAYTLSQAIQDEMRQQVQKLALELQVRGLMNVQFAVKDNEVYLIEVNPRAARTVPFVSKATGLPLAKVAARVMTGKTLAEQGCTKEIIPPYYSVKEVVLPFNKFPGVDPLLGPEMRSTGEVMGVGRTFAEAFAKAQLGSSSTMKKSGRALLSVREGDKERVVDLAARLIKHGYELDATHGTAIVLGEAGINPRLVNKVHEGRPHIQDRIKNGEYSYIINTTAGRQAIEDSRVIRRSALQYKVHYDTTLNGGFATTMALAADATDKVTSVQEMHAQIAK, encoded by the coding sequence ATGCCAAAACGTACAGATATTAAAAGCATCCTGATTCTTGGCGCTGGCCCGATTGTTATCGGCCAGGCCTGCGAGTTTGACTACTCCGGCGCACAGGCGTGTAAGGCGCTGCGCGAAGAGGGCTACCGCGTTATCCTGGTGAACTCCAACCCAGCGACCATCATGACCGACCCGGAAATGGCCGATGCGACCTACATTGAGCCTATCCACTGGGAAGTGGTGCGTAAAATTATCGAAAAAGAGCGCCCGGATGCGGTGCTGCCGACCATGGGCGGCCAGACTGCGCTCAACTGTGCGCTGGAGCTTGAGCGCCAGGGCGTGCTGGAAGAGTTCGGCGTGACCATGATTGGTGCCACTGCCGATGCGATTGATAAAGCCGAAGACCGCCGCCGTTTCGACGTGGCAATGAAGAAAATTGGCCTCGACACCGCGCGCTCCGGCATTGCACACACCATGGATGAAGCGCTGGCTGTGGCGGCTGACGTGGGTTATCCGTGCATCATCCGTCCGTCTTTTACCATGGGCGGCACCGGTGGCGGCATCGCTTACAACCGCGAAGAGTTCGAAGAGATCTGCGCGCGCGGTCTCGACCTGTCGCCGACCAATGAACTGCTGATTGACGAGTCGCTCATTGGCTGGAAAGAGTACGAGATGGAAGTGGTGCGTGACAAAAACGACAACTGCATCATCGTCTGCTCCATCGAAAACTTCGATGCGATGGGTATCCACACCGGTGACTCTATCACCGTGGCCCCGGCCCAGACCCTGACCGATAAGGAATACCAGATCATGCGTAACGCCTCGATGGCGGTGCTGCGTGAAATCGGTGTGGAAACCGGTGGCTCCAACGTACAGTTTGCGGTGAACCCGAAAAACGGTCGCCTGATTGTTATCGAAATGAACCCGCGTGTGTCGCGCTCCTCGGCGTTGGCCTCTAAAGCGACCGGCTTCCCGATTGCTAAAGTGGCAGCCAAGCTGGCAGTGGGTTACACCCTTGATGAACTGATGAACGACATCACCGGCGGGCGTACTCCGGCCTCGTTTGAGCCGTCTATCGACTACGTTGTGACTAAAATTCCGCGCTTCAACTTTGAAAAATTTGCCGGTGCGAACGACCGCCTGACCACCCAGATGAAGTCTGTGGGCGAAGTGATGGCGATTGGCCGTACCCAGCAGGAATCGCTGCAAAAAGCGCTGCGCGGTCTGGAAGTGGGCGCAGCCGGTTTTGACCCGAAGGTGAGCCTGGACGACCCTGAAGCGCTGACCAAAATCCGCCGCGAGCTGAAAGACGCTGGTGCCGAGCGTATCTGGTATATCGCTGATGCGTTCCGCGCCGGGCTGTCCGTTGACGGCGTGTTCAACCTGACCAACATTGACCGCTGGTTCCTGGTACAGATTGAAGAACTGGTGCGTCTGGAAGAACAGACGGCTGAGGTGGGTGTCACCGGCCTGAACGCTGACTTCCTGCGCCACCTTAAGCGCAAAGGTTTTGCCGACGCGCGTCTGGCAAAACTGGTGGGCGTGGCAGAAAGCGAAATCCGCAAGCTGCGTGAGAAGCTGGCTATCCATCCGGTCTACAAACGCGTGGATACCTGTGCGGCTGAGTTTGCAACCGACACCGCCTACATGTACTCCACTTACGAGGAAGAGTGCGAAGCCAACCCGAGCCAGGACCGTGAAAAAATCATGGTGCTGGGCGGTGGCCCGAACCGTATCGGCCAGGGCATTGAGTTTGACTACTGCTGCGTGCACGCCTCTCTGGCGCTGCGCGAAGACGGTTATGAAACCATTATGGTTAACTGCAACCCGGAAACCGTCTCCACCGATTACGACACCTCAGACCGCCTGTATTTCGAGCCGGTGACGCTGGAAGACGTGCTGGAAATCGTGCGCATCGAGAAGCCTAAGGGCGTTATCGTGCAGTACGGCGGCCAGACGCCGCTGAAACTGGCGCGTGCGCTGGAAGCGGCCGGTGTTCCGGTTATCGGCACCAGTCCGGATGCCATTGACCGTGCTGAAGACCGCGAGCGCTTCCAGCAGGCGGTGGATCGCCTGAAGCTTAAGCAACCGGCTAACGCCACCGTGACGGCCATTGAGCAGGCGGTGGAGAAAGCTAAAGAGATTGGTTACCCGCTGGTGGTGCGCCCGTCTTACGTGCTGGGCGGCCGCGCGATGGAAATCGTGTATGACGAAGTTGACCTCAAGCGCTACTTCCAGACCGCGGTGAGCGTGTCTAACGATGCGCCGGTGCTGCTGGACCGCTTCCTGGACGACGCCGTAGAAGTTGACGTGGACGCGGTGTGCGATGGCGAAACGGTGCTGATTGGCGGCATCATGGAGCACATCGAGCAGGCGGGTGTTCACTCCGGTGACTCGGCCTGTTCGCTGCCAGCCTACACGCTGAGCCAGGCGATTCAGGACGAAATGCGCCAGCAGGTACAGAAACTGGCGCTGGAGTTGCAGGTACGCGGTCTGATGAACGTGCAGTTTGCGGTCAAAGACAACGAGGTGTATCTCATTGAGGTTAACCCGCGTGCCGCGCGTACCGTGCCGTTCGTCTCCAAAGCTACCGGCCTGCCGCTGGCGAAAGTGGCCGCGCGCGTGATGACCGGTAAGACCCTTGCTGAGCAGGGCTGCACCAAAGAAATCATCCCGCCGTACTACTCCGTGAAGGAAGTGGTGCTGCCGTTTAACAAGTTCCCGGGCGTTGACCCGCTGCTGGGGCCAGAAATGCGCTCCACCGGTGAAGTAATGGGTGTGGGCCGCACCTTTGCCGAGGCGTTTGCAAAAGCGCAGCTTGGCAGTAGCTCCACCATGAAGAAAAGCGGTCGTGCGCTGCTCTCCGTGCGTGAAGGTGATAAAGAGCGCGTGGTGGACCTCGCTGCTCGCCTTATTAAGCATGGTTATGAGCTGGATGCGACTCACGGCACTGCGATTGTGCTGGGTGAAGCAGGAATCAATCCGCGCCTGGTGAACAAAGTGCACGAAGGCCGTCCGCACATTCAGGACCGCATTAAAAACGGCGAGTACAGCTACATCATCAATACCACGGCAGGCCGCCAGGCGATTGAAGATTCACGCGTTATTCGCCGCAGCGCGCTGCAGTACAAAGTGCATTATGACACCACGCTGAACGGCGGCTTTGCCACCACCATGGCGCTGGCCGCAGACGCGACTGACAAGGTAACGTCTGTCCAGGAAATGCATGCGCAGATTGCGAAATAA
- the carA gene encoding glutamine-hydrolyzing carbamoyl-phosphate synthase small subunit, with the protein MIKSALLVLEDGTQFHGRAIGATGSAVGEVVFNTSMTGYQEILTDPSYSRQIVTLTYPHIGNVGTNPADEESAQVHAQGLIIRDLPIIASNYRSQEDLSSYLKRHNIVAIADIDTRKLTRLLREKGAQNGCIIAGDNLDAALAQEKAKSFPGLKGMDLAKEVTTSESYSWLQGSWTLAGELPEAKKESELPFHVVAYDYGVKRNILRMLVDRGCRLTVVPAQTPAEDVLKLNPDGIFLSNGPGDPEPCDYAISAIKRFLETDVPVFGICLGHQLLALASGAKTVKMKFGHHGGNHPVKDIDRDVVMITAQNHGFAVDEATLPANLRVTHTSLFDGTLQGIHRTDKAAFSFQGHPEASPGPHDAAPLFDHFIELIEQYRTSAK; encoded by the coding sequence TTGATTAAGTCAGCGCTATTGGTTCTGGAAGACGGAACCCAATTCCACGGTCGGGCCATAGGGGCAACGGGATCGGCGGTGGGAGAGGTTGTTTTCAATACTTCTATGACCGGTTATCAAGAAATCCTCACCGATCCCTCCTATTCCCGCCAGATTGTCACTCTCACTTATCCCCATATTGGTAACGTCGGTACTAACCCGGCAGATGAAGAATCCGCACAGGTTCACGCCCAAGGCCTCATCATTCGCGACCTGCCCATCATCGCCAGTAACTACCGCAGCCAGGAAGATCTCTCTTCTTACCTCAAGCGTCACAACATTGTGGCGATTGCCGATATCGACACCCGCAAGCTGACCCGCCTGCTGCGTGAAAAAGGCGCGCAGAACGGCTGCATTATCGCGGGCGATAACCTTGATGCCGCACTGGCGCAGGAAAAAGCGAAGTCTTTCCCTGGCCTTAAGGGTATGGATTTGGCAAAAGAAGTGACCACCAGCGAGTCTTACAGCTGGTTGCAGGGGAGCTGGACGCTGGCAGGCGAACTGCCGGAAGCGAAAAAAGAAAGCGAGCTGCCGTTCCACGTGGTGGCTTACGACTACGGCGTGAAGCGTAACATCCTGCGCATGCTGGTAGACCGTGGCTGCCGCCTGACGGTGGTGCCGGCGCAAACGCCAGCAGAAGACGTGCTGAAGTTGAATCCGGACGGCATCTTCCTCTCCAACGGTCCTGGCGACCCGGAGCCGTGTGACTACGCCATTAGCGCAATTAAGCGCTTCCTTGAAACCGACGTGCCGGTATTCGGTATCTGCCTTGGCCATCAGTTGCTGGCACTGGCAAGTGGCGCCAAAACCGTAAAGATGAAGTTTGGTCACCACGGCGGCAACCACCCGGTTAAAGATATCGACCGCGATGTCGTGATGATCACCGCTCAGAACCACGGTTTTGCCGTGGATGAAGCCACGCTCCCGGCCAACCTGCGCGTGACCCACACATCGCTGTTTGATGGCACCTTGCAGGGCATTCACCGCACCGATAAAGCGGCTTTCAGCTTCCAGGGGCACCCGGAAGCAAGCCCGGGCCCGCACGACGCCGCACCGCTGTTCGATCACTTTATCGAGCTCATCGAGCAATACCGTACTTCCGCGAAATAA
- the dapB gene encoding 4-hydroxy-tetrahydrodipicolinate reductase translates to MHEAQVRVAIAGAGGRMGRQLIQAALQMDGVTPGAALEREGSSLVGSDAGELAGAGRCGVTVHSRLDEVVNDFDILIDFTRPEGTLNHLAFCRQHGKGMIIGTTGFDDAGKKAIEAAAADIPIVFAANFSVGVNVLLRLLEKTAKVMGDYTDIEIIEAHHRHKVDAPSGTALAMGEAIAGALNKDFRDCAVYAREGHTGEREPGTIGFATVRAGDIVGEHTAMFADIGERIEITHKASSRMTFANGAVRSAVWLKGKKDGLYDMRDVLDLRSI, encoded by the coding sequence ATGCATGAAGCACAGGTCCGCGTCGCTATCGCGGGAGCGGGTGGCCGTATGGGACGGCAGCTGATTCAGGCTGCTCTGCAAATGGATGGCGTAACGCCGGGAGCAGCGCTGGAGCGCGAAGGCTCCTCCCTTGTTGGCAGCGACGCTGGCGAGCTGGCGGGCGCTGGCCGCTGTGGCGTAACGGTTCACAGTCGCCTTGATGAAGTGGTGAATGATTTCGATATCCTCATCGACTTCACGCGCCCGGAAGGGACGTTGAACCACCTGGCATTTTGCCGTCAGCACGGTAAAGGCATGATAATCGGCACCACCGGGTTTGACGACGCGGGTAAAAAAGCCATTGAAGCGGCCGCCGCCGACATCCCAATCGTGTTTGCCGCGAATTTTAGCGTTGGCGTGAACGTGCTGCTACGCCTGCTGGAAAAAACCGCCAAAGTGATGGGCGACTATACGGATATTGAAATTATTGAAGCGCATCATCGCCATAAAGTGGATGCACCGTCAGGCACGGCGCTGGCGATGGGCGAGGCGATTGCCGGGGCGCTGAATAAAGATTTCCGCGACTGCGCGGTGTACGCACGTGAAGGCCACACCGGTGAGCGTGAGCCGGGCACCATCGGTTTTGCCACCGTGCGTGCAGGCGACATTGTGGGTGAGCATACTGCGATGTTTGCGGATATCGGCGAACGTATTGAGATTACCCACAAGGCGTCAAGCCGTATGACCTTTGCAAATGGCGCAGTTCGCTCTGCTGTCTGGCTGAAAGGCAAAAAAGATGGCCTTTATGATATGCGTGATGTGCTGGATTTACGCAGTATTTAA
- the rihC gene encoding ribonucleoside hydrolase RihC, which translates to MTRIPIILDTDPGIDDAVAIAAALHAPELDLRLITTVAGNVSIDKTTRNALQLMDFWNASVPVARGAATPLVRPLRDAASVHGESGMAGYSFEQTQRTVLGKPAVEAMYECLNASAEPVTLVAIGPLTNIALLLTQYPECKSKISRIVLMGGTAGRGNFTPYAEFNIGVDPEAAARVFESGLDIQMCGLDVTNNAVLTPDYLAALPALGRSGKMLHAIFSHYRSGSMTTGLRMHDLCAIAALVRPALFGWRACFVAVETQGRWTSGATVVDIDNKFGQPANAQVALDIDITGFRDWASQVLALAP; encoded by the coding sequence ATGACCCGAATCCCAATTATTCTCGATACCGATCCTGGCATTGACGATGCCGTCGCCATCGCCGCTGCACTGCATGCGCCAGAGCTGGATCTGCGGCTCATTACCACCGTTGCGGGTAACGTTAGTATCGACAAAACCACCCGCAATGCGTTGCAACTGATGGATTTCTGGAACGCGTCGGTGCCGGTTGCACGCGGTGCGGCCACGCCGCTGGTGCGCCCGTTGCGCGATGCGGCATCGGTGCACGGCGAGTCGGGCATGGCGGGCTATTCCTTTGAGCAAACCCAGCGCACGGTACTGGGCAAGCCTGCGGTTGAGGCGATGTATGAGTGCCTTAACGCCAGCGCCGAGCCGGTGACGCTGGTCGCTATTGGCCCGCTGACCAACATCGCGCTGCTGTTGACGCAATACCCGGAGTGCAAAAGCAAAATCAGCCGTATTGTGCTGATGGGCGGCACTGCCGGGCGCGGCAATTTTACCCCTTACGCCGAGTTCAATATAGGCGTTGACCCGGAGGCGGCGGCGCGCGTGTTTGAAAGCGGGCTGGACATCCAGATGTGCGGGCTGGATGTGACCAACAATGCCGTGCTGACGCCGGACTATCTGGCAGCGCTACCCGCGCTTGGGCGTAGCGGGAAAATGCTGCACGCCATTTTTAGTCACTATCGCAGCGGCTCCATGACAACAGGGCTGCGTATGCATGACCTGTGCGCCATCGCCGCCCTGGTGCGCCCGGCGCTGTTTGGCTGGCGTGCGTGTTTTGTGGCAGTAGAAACCCAGGGGCGCTGGACCTCAGGCGCAACGGTGGTGGATATTGATAACAAATTCGGGCAGCCCGCTAACGCTCAGGTGGCGCTGGACATCGACATAACAGGGTTTCGCGACTGGGCTTCGCAGGTGCTGGCGCTGGCGCCATAG